One Tepidanaerobacter syntrophicus DNA segment encodes these proteins:
- a CDS encoding OmpA family protein: protein MDNETNHDYWQSYSDLMAAVLLVFVLLISIMMYKYNGMAAELKQQKSKVDELIGIRSMIIKELLEEFDATELSLNIDSQSGAIRFSDGVFFDTAESVLKPEGKKYLNEFLPRYLNVLLDPKYKKFVSQIIIEGHTDNRGSYMYNLELSQKRAFAVVSYILLENIPGINPDMKQDLQVFLTANGRSYSQPMYNGSTIDLDKSRRVEFKFRLKDEEMITEMQNILEGQREK from the coding sequence ATGGATAATGAAACAAATCATGATTATTGGCAATCCTATTCAGATCTTATGGCAGCAGTACTTTTAGTTTTTGTACTGTTGATAAGCATAATGATGTATAAATACAATGGCATGGCAGCCGAATTAAAGCAACAAAAATCTAAGGTCGACGAGTTAATCGGAATTAGATCTATGATTATTAAGGAGCTTTTAGAAGAATTTGATGCTACAGAGCTATCCCTCAATATTGACTCCCAGTCGGGAGCTATTCGGTTTAGTGATGGGGTATTTTTTGATACGGCCGAATCTGTGCTGAAACCCGAGGGTAAGAAATACTTAAATGAATTTTTACCCAGATATCTCAATGTGTTGCTAGATCCTAAGTATAAAAAATTTGTATCTCAAATAATAATTGAGGGTCATACAGACAATCGAGGCAGTTATATGTACAATCTAGAGCTATCCCAAAAGCGTGCTTTTGCAGTTGTTTCGTACATACTTCTTGAAAATATACCTGGAATAAATCCTGATATGAAGCAGGATCTTCAAGTTTTTTTGACGGCAAACGGTAGGTCGTACAGTCAGCCCATGTATAATGGAAGTACTATAGATTTAGACAAGTCCCGGAGGGTAGAATTTAAGTTTCGATTGAAAGATGAGGAAATGATAACTGAAATGCAAAACATTCTTGAAGGGCAGAGGGAAAAATGA